In the Phyllopteryx taeniolatus isolate TA_2022b chromosome 1, UOR_Ptae_1.2, whole genome shotgun sequence genome, AGTGGTGAATGTAAATCACGTAGGAAACATTGCGAGCATTGTAACAAAACAGACATGTCAATCCAACAGCATTCATTTGAAGatcttctctttctttctttctttctttgtttaatGAACTCACAAGAATGCTTGTTATCACCAGGGTTACATATAATTGGTGCTAGGTGCGCATGTGCACTGCAATATTTAAAGCGTGTAAAGATTTTTGTGTGTTAGTGTGCATTTGCATACCAagcattttgcattttctttcggATAGTAGCGGGGGCTCGAGTAGCGTTGTGTTGTTCATGAATGACACATTTAAACAACCAAATCTTTTGAGTGAAAGTGAATGGAATCACTTAATGAACTGATTTGATACTTTCTCAGGTCAATTGAGCTCAGCCGCCAGCGTGAGCTGCACAAGAAAGTCGGTCACAAACCGTTGGAAGGCAATGGTGGCCCAGCTTGTAGGCGGTGTGCTTCGTGGGCATCTCAGTCTCACTGTGCTGGGGCTACGATGATCCATCAAAATATGGCTTAGTTAGGGCTGGGAGATTAAACAATAAAGATACATAtcgcaaaataatttttcttcatttgagacTTGGTCAATAGACTTTGAGAGATTGCATTTGACCATGTTTTGATAGCCGATACGAATAGCCAATAGTATTGCTCCGTGCTTAACCAAACATGTGGCCAAGTTAGGCTACCAACTCACCAACTAAACCTCATCATGCAGCAGGTGACTTCACATATCGTAAAAGTGATAAAAGTCttgcagtgggcccacaactctaaattaactTGTCACCCTGGCATCACCCATACAAGATCACCTCCAGAGAGTCCAGGCTTTTTGGAAGGACGTCCGGGCAGCGCTGAACCGGTCCGTGGCACGCAACAAGCAGCTCaggaccgtcatcgctccccgacgcccaaatacaaggtgggtcaatccGTCTGGCTCTCTTCCCACAACCTTCCCCTTCAAACAGAGTCCCATAAGCTCGCTccacgcttcattggtccttttcccATCACCAAACTCattaatcccacttccgtccagttAAAACTGCCACAATCCCTAaagattcatcccacattccacgtctcgttgctcaagcctgtctccacctgggacttttgcgtccataacagtccggatggttcttttcttctttggcccggaggacacgacgtccacaatttccaaaaacaatttgaaatgtggactcgtcggaccacagaacacatttccacttttcatcagtccatcttagatgagctgacgccgtttctgggtgttgttgataaatggcttttgctttgcatagtagagtttcaagttgcacttacagatgtagcgccaaactgtatttattgacattggttttatgaggtgttcctgagcacatgtggtgatatcctttacacattgatgtcggtttttgatgcagtgccgcctgagggatcgaaggtcacgggcattcaatgttggttttcggccttgccgcttacatgcattgatttctccacattctctgaaccttttgatgagattatggaccgtagatgatgaaatccctaaattccttgcaattgtacgttgaggaacattgtccttaaactgttcgactattttctcacgcacttgttcacgaagaggtgaacctcgccccatctttgcttgtgaatgactgagcaattcagggaagctccttttatacccaatcatggcacccgcctgttcccaattagcctgttcccctgtgggatgttccaaacaggtgtttgatgagcattcctcaactttctcagtctattttgccacctgtcccagcttttctggaacgtgttgctgccataaaatttgtagttaataattatttgctaaaaacaataaagtttatcagtttgaacattaaatatttttgtctttgtagtgtattcaattaaatataggttgggcAGGTTGTAGGTTTTCTAGATACGAGCCATCAAAGGACCTTTTTAACTTTCATGCCCAAACTTAAGATACGATTGTTGTATGGCGGCAGTTGGATCCACTCACTTCAAAATAAGCAGCACTTTTGCTGATAtaattctaaaataataataataataaagaggCTGTTGATACTACTAGTTGGAGTTTACAGTCAAATtaaccataaaacaaagagaagtacatttaagtgtatttaaaacaaccccaTAGCCTCCATCAAGCATACAATGGAAAGCCACACGTGCTAACAATTAAcatcacacagaaaaaaatacaataacaccAGCCAAGggtgtttaaaacaatttgaagcGGTGGACAAGAACTCTATTACGTCGGAGAAGTTACGGAGATACAGCGACGAAGCGTATTCTGCAGAAGACGTGAAAGTGGAGGTTTACACAACAGCAGGTCACTCTAAAACACATAACATTGTTTCAAAAAAGAACTGCACGTCATGTGGGATGCAAATGTTGTTACTGTGTGTTTGTACGGTGGAGTGCAGGTGTTATCAAAAgacatgtaaaacaaaagattgTGAAACGTAACTGCTAACGAGAAACTCACAGAGACAGACACCTTGTTGGGAGGTGGGCGCAGAGCAAGTGTgggagtgtgagagagagcgtGGTCACGGACTGAAATAAACTCAAGGTAACTCTCTATAGTTATGGCACCTGCCACAGATTTCCTCATTGGAGGTGAAAAAACTTAGTAACTCCGTGGACGCCTGAAATCAACAGGTCGTCGGTCAGGACAACAAACTAGCAGCGGTGTCTCAAGGGTGTGGCAATATTTGACTAAAAATGAAATCGGTAGCACAGTCAacttaaataaaatgcaaaatatgcaagtctgtTCAATTCACGCCCATCTAAAAAGGCATTCGCCCTCCTGTAACACTGAAAAGTCAGACAAAATACTGTAGCGTCTGCTTAGGCGATGACATGAAGAAAAGCTTGATTGTAAAAATGAACTGCTGatatcacccaaaaaaaattcaactcgTGTTTCTCAAGCATGTGTGTACCACGCTTTAGTGTcaatgaaacaacaacaacaacaacacaagttGCTATGTCAAAGTACCTACACTGACATCCAACACTCATGCATTCAAATAGTACGATTGTCTGTGTGGCTTTGGCTGATGGCTTTTTGGTCTTAGTTTTGTCAGTAAAAGCCGCTTTAAAACACCCTGGGCGAGTTACCCTTCAATATGAAGAGAAACTCTAAAATAATGAACTGTAACGGCCAAAAAGGAGACGATTCCTGTCAAAGTGCTTGAATGACAGCCTCCTTCAACTTCAACCAGATCGAGCAAATGAGTAGCATCCATGTATGTGCATATGTGTTTTATAAAACACACCACAATTACCACAAATGTAAATCTTTATTTTCATCACTATATGTTACAGGAATACATTGAATTTTGGCAAACATTTTGAGCAGACTTAAATAGAATTTGTGTCGTGTCTGGAAGAgaaaaatgaacttttgttttaaaaacaaaaaaaaaacagtttaagttTCTCCATCAAATGGGCAGTTATGACTTGgatacacacatttttatttcttgtgagtatcaaagTAACTGCATGTGCCCCAAGGCCTGCCGAGACACTGCACGATGCGGTTGAACCCGATTGGACCGGACCATCGcgtaaaaataagagttgccgaTGCACCCCCACACATTGAACGACTGGctatatggacgccctgaagAGCAAGCCTGtgtaggcgtttgatgctgtatattcagtatattgtactttatcgcatttcttaaaccataaaaagatagattgaTTCTTAAGGAAGAAACAGGTTGGTAAAGAAAGCAGACGTGGACGAGAATAAAAGTGCAAAGGTGGGTATTTTAAAAGAGGCTCGCCGACTCCATTCATGTGAACGGATCGAGCGAGGTACAGTATTTACGGCTTgcgtacattttggccacaagcttcattttttcatccacaggcaccttatacattatgaatatagttaagtactaatgtaaaacacattatttgatgctttatatacttcAATTATTTGGCTTTGGACAACGCAGCGGCCTTTCGGCGTCTCTCTAGCTTTaaacctggaaatgtatttttagtgtgAGTGAAtgcttatgtgcattttgacTGGCTGTTATCTGAGACGTTGTGCCGGCGAttcacatttgaatgaatggtggcaaaaccagtggccatGAAAACAGTTGGCAAACCACGCACTCTGCGCGACAGTGCAGTCGGGTTCAGCCACGTCGCTCAGTGTGCGGCAGCCTTAAAGTTTGCAAAGTCATCAAACCTTTATGGTGATAATTTTGACTCGAATCAACATAATTCTAAGGCTCATTGAGCCACATTATTTTAACTTGAGCATTAATTGGCCTCAACTCAGCAAAATGTTGCCTCCAATGCCCATGATTAGTGCAACACGTTTATTTTTCTTAGGCAAGGAATTAATTAATCATCTGCAttctgacaaacaaaaacaaggacgtgcactttttaaagtacaatggaacctctgAGGTTGAACGCCGATTTGTTCATAATTGCTATTTTGTAGAAATAGTCTGTTCCATTGTCAAACCGTCACCATCATCAAACCTTTATTGACTGTACATGCAATGTTTTAAGACATTCTCAactgtcatgcaagtgtaaagAAAAGTCTGCCACTGTTAATGATAACAcgtgaaaacaaataaaacaatcaagtctTACGTTTAATGATGAAGGCATTGAACTGCTTTACTGACCTTTCCACATTCTTAATTGTCATgcaagtgcaaaatgaagttactgatcttaaaacataaaacaaacaatgctGTCTTCACTTTGCTGACTAGCGGCAGCGTGCATGGTGACACTCGAGTCTTACTGCTTTGATCGTGAGTCCGGCTGGTGCCTACTTCACCGGACCTCCCGTGCACAGGGGAAGCTCGGTTTATGACTGTCCCGAGTCCAACATACGACATTTCGAGCTTACAAACAGTGCGCAGTTACATAGTTTGCGAAGCGGCATAAGAATACACCGCGCTGAATGAGACCTATAATGTTAATGACCACACCAGACTGACGAAGCAATGTCCAGTGCTTTTAACAAAAAAGGCATGAATCTGTATGATTTTCTTTCCAACTTATTGAATGTTCCCgccatacttactgtttttcatttgattgttttatattcatggcctaCAAGAGTTTTTTCACATTCAACCAAGGTAAAGATTTAGGTTAACGTCAATGCTGCTAGAAATTGAACTTTGTCTGtctattcttcttctcttctcacaTTCTCTTAACACACCTTGTAGAAGCTTCTCCTTCTTTCGGAATCAGTGTTGCGAAAAAAGCAACCAAAAAAACCTAACACATGCTGCGTTAATTCACTGACATTCGCTGCACTTGCCCAATATGTtgatgtcttgcgtgacatcATACACGAGAGTGGTTGAAACTGCCAAGTCTTTATGTGAATATAGAGCCGTATCTTAACCCCGTAATCTGGTTCCACTCCGAAGTGCACAACCTCAGGGgcgttcaactttggaggttgcaATGTATGTGAGTTGATGAACATTTCTTATCAGTAGAggaagtgattcccaaccagtgcgCCGAGGCACATCAGTGTAATTGTAccaaaaaatattgtatctttgtgcatctatttatgccagtgaggcatagtgacagacggaacaaataaatgccttacatacagtaattcatgtatccactttttgtgacatttttgtttgttggtgtgctgtgagatttttcaattgtaacatatgtgccttggctccataggttggaaatcactgcagtAGAGAcaacatattttcatattttcatcaGTTTAGACATGCCGTTTCAAATAACAGAGGACACTATGGACAttcatttatatactgtacattgggtatgcaaaaaaaaataaaagctgttgTCATAAAGTGGACATACagtaggtgtttttttaaatcgggCAGCGATGATATGTTTGCAAGATTTGTTACATTGAAAGCAAATACCATATCAAATGGGTTATGGGAACAAATCAAAAGTCAGCAAAAAGGCAGATACACCTGAATGCAACAGCTGTCATGACAACAAAGTGCTTCTTCTCTCTGGGAGCAGCTGATTGATGAGATCACGTTAAACAAAGCAACATCAAAAACCTGTTTTGGGATGCTGCATTGGcaatcatgttttgttttatacagCAATGACACATCACGAAAGAAGAGTCAGTCAATTTAcaaactgttgttgttttcttaattTTCACAGCGGAAAGACGAGAAAGCCAGAAAATGTCGAGTACTGCCATCCCCCGACCAGGTTGCCCTTCTCCAATTTCAGGTAGACTTTGTCCTCCTTTTCCAGATAGAGCAGAACTCCGTTTGTGGCAGCCTCGCGGGTTACATCCTTGTCCCCCGCGAAGGCTGAAATGACAGgcctcccatttaacatgaggtTCACCTGTCAAAGTTAGGCAATTAAACAACTGTAGAAACATCTGCAGATTTTGGGGGCTCATTCAATGTGTAACGTAAAACATGCCGCTCAAATGTAGGTGTAAAAAGGTTCAAAACGGTGACCtgctcactgaaattgaaagagTCTGGATGAAACCACTCGATGATGTTACAGTAGATGGTCTCTACTTGCTTTTCTGACAGATGGTCTAATTACCTTCGTTaagcactgtacagtattgtatatAGTTGTCGTCTGAGGTCATTTTCATTCACCTATCAACATTCAACCTTCAGTTAGTGTGCATCAATATTCCACTGTATTCTGAGTCGGACCAGCTTTCCCTGCAGTCTCAAAATGTTTCATGAATCTCACTTTTAGTCAGAAACCTACTTAGTAGGCCACGACATTTATTTGGTGCCCAATTCTTATTTCCTGTCTGTATCCAATGTTTTTGACTGTCTAgttccatgtacatttcaagtgagaCATATGCGATATGGCCGTGTTTACACTGATGGAACACATGAAAAAGCTAGCATGTGCGGATGCCCAAATTGCACGTACTGTAATTAACTCCACAAGCATCAACAATGGCTAGTGACAACATAAAAGTAAACactaatacataaataatactaatattatgcatttttttcacaatttaaaacggtcaatttgaatatttatttttaatgaccaGAATTAATTTTACCTGATACCCTTATAAGAAACAACAGAAATCTAGGACATTTCACCTGTAACTGTCCagtatgcaggtatttatttcagtcacactggatgaatttttgTCTAAATTGTTTTGATCGTATCGTTGTAAATTAAATTGAATCGGCAACCACGAATCGTGATATGATTCGAATCGTTGCTAAAACTAATCATTACACCCAGAATGGACACGcctcttatttacatttttagattTAATTGCATTGTATTTCATGACATGAAGCTCGCATTGACACATCAGCCCTTTTAGACTGCACTCGCATTGGAAACTTCCGATCTGAAGATGTCCCATTCCAAAAATTctacattgttttatttgaatcattCCATGTGAATCAAGCCTaaagctggggggggggggacataccTGTATGGTCTGACTCTGGTACACTTTAATGACATGGAAGTTAAAACTGTAGACTCCTTTTCTTGGGGACAAAAAGACGGACTCAAATGTGAAGAAGTTTCCAATATTTACGAGAACCTACAAGAGAAGATAGACAGAAGACAACATAAACTCACAGTCCAACTTTCCGTGGTTTTCTAAATGATTGGATGGTTTGATTATCTGCTGACTTTTCTGTATAAAGATCCTACAGGCTTGAGATTTTTTCATCATAATTTGTCAGTCACATGAAAATGCATTGATTGCAAtttgtttgcagtttaaaaTTCCACTTGTATAGATACTGTACCTGCAAAACATGGGTGTAAAGTGAATGGAGTGAGGTTGCCCAGGCTGGGGAAATGAGTGCATCAATAACTTGAccttttttgtttacttgttagATGATTGTAAGAACTATTGTACCAATGAAACTTGTTTTAGTGCCCAACCCTGAGTCGTATTGTTAAATACTTGGAACCTTAcgtgaaacaacattttatggaTGAAGGTGTCTCAAACGTCATGCAAAACTTTGGTGTTCCATTGTGCGGAATGTCACGTGAGACCTCAGTTCAGTGAGTATCAAAGAATTAACtctttgtgttttgctttttccttgGATAAAGGTACACTTGGAGGAGTGTTAAGAGAAGAAAAATCCTCGGCAGGCTCACGTTCAAAGCAGTAAGTCACAATATGCGATGTTGCTTGTCCTCAAATGTAAGCTTCATTGTTTTAACCTTTTACTATTAAGAGAGATCAACTTATTTTCACACGTGTATGACAATGACGAATATTAAAATGCAATActttaaaacattgcctttaaTAAAGGAACAGATTAGTGTGACTTCCAGTATTTCCATTGGGGAAATCTGTATGAATCGGGAACAACCAGCTTTCGAgaactgaaacaaacaaacaaacaaaaaacaccatctTATGAATTGATCATTGGTTTACTGAttgtcgaccagtccagggcgtaccccCCGGATCCAGCTGACCCACAACCCAAATGActgacaagcgctatagaaaatggacggatggatgcatggatggactcCAACCCCCATAGTCGCCACTAAACTGTGGCAGTTTACATCTTGACTTGTTTTTCGTAATAAAAGCAAGCATATTGGAAAGACCTCatgcctcccaaaaaaaaaaaaatgttctgtatTGTTGGGTGAAGTACCATGAGGGTGTCTGGTTGATCTACAGGTGTTGTGCAGGATGGAATTCCCCCCACCCCgcctcctccacacacacacacacacacacacacgttacatGACACTAGCACGAACAAGCCAGACAGTGGCACAGTCAAAAACACGGGGAACTGTTGTTGTGAGCCATAACACACGGAGGTTGAGGACCTGGTCGAAGTAGATGATCCTGGTTTTGTTGCTCATCTCGGAGGGTTCGTGGTTGTTGCTCCTCACCGCCGAGAAAGCCACCTTGGAGTTGGCGGCGCGCACCGAGATGCCGAGCGGCGAGTTGGACGCCCGCCAGTCGGCGGCCGGGTTGGAGTCGCACACCACCAGACACTTGCCCTCCAGCACGACGGGCTCCGTGTCGTTCTGGGCTCGCAGGGCCGCAGCCAGAGCCCACAGCACGCTCCAGCCCAACACCCGCATGTCCGCGCCTTGTCCGCTAGCGGGTCCGCACGTGCGCCGCGTCCACGAGAGACACCCTCATCGCGCACGCCGTCCAATCCCCACGCCTGAGCGTGTCCTTAATCAAGCAAACGTCAATGTTGGTCCCACCGCCACTGACAGCGCGCTCGGGGCTGAAGAGATTTGCTCGCTGGTGCTGCGGGATTGCGCGCCCGAATGCTGCGGCCACCCTCTCTCACTAGACATTCATTAACAATGGCCAGGTACGCCCAACCCACGTCGCGCGCAGCGCCTCTTCAGCGAGCGCACCACGTGAATACATTTGACGGAAGGCAGGCTCTCGAATGAACCTTCGCTTGTCAACTGGTTCCGCGGATTTTGTTCAACGCAACACTAAAATGCAATTGGCATTAAACAAGTCATTCTTGACAACCATTTTTGCAAATGCTGCCAGGCGTGCTGGCAAGTCCACGGAAGTCAACTCACTTTCCTGCTCACTTGTCACAGGGGCTGAAGattattatttgtgtttccGGTGAAGTTTTATTGTCATAGCCCCCCTAAGATAAAATGAGGTTTCCCAAAAATGGAATCCCTTCTCCCCTCCCCCCACCGTAAGGAACAGGTGCACTTTACTGTAACAAGCCAACGCTCCTCTTCATCCTTCCTCGATTAGATCACATGAGAGTTTATCGCACACAGACAGGTAAAATATTAAGAAATCTTTCGTGTAGCTCTTCTGTGTACTTCAGTTCCAAGGATTAATTAGGAGGCGAGGTATGGTATCTTAAGTATCTTAAGTATCTTGGGCATGCCAGATTGCAATTTActaagttacaatttaggtgtCTCGCAAGTGTCATACTGTAACACATGCAACATAAAAGATAAAGCAAGTCATCTCTGGGGTTCTCTAGTAGACCATTAGTATTGcattaatactgtatgtgtaactCAGCTCACATCAGGTGTTTGGAGTCACATGGCTTCCGTAGGGCAAACTCGCCCTCACTTCACGGGCATGACATAAGATTATGCTGATATGCATGTTTGTCATATGTTTTATTACTTTAGTGATTTGGTTTCAACCCAGGAGCTTCATTTTATGCATTAATTTGCACATTGTCACTACAACGGCATCTGCTTGGTCTGGGTTGGCACTGCCCCTCTTGCTCCGAATTTAGCTATACGAACAGGTCATTCCTGTTTAATATAGAGTTgttctacaaaccccaattccattgtagttgggacgttgggtaaaatgtaaataaatgaaataaaatgattggAAAATcgttttcaacctatattcaattaaatacactacaaagactagtTATTTAATTCTCatacacctgtttggaacattcaacaggtgaacaggttaattggaaacaggtgacgaatgattgggtataaaaggagcatacccgaaaggctcagttgttcacaagcaaggatggggcgaggttcaccactttgtgaacaactgcgtgagcaaagagtccaacagtttaaggacaatgttcctcaacatacaattgcaaggaatttagggattttatcatctacagtGCATAATATCATTGAAATACTCAGATAAGCTGaagaaatctctgcacataCTGTAAGCAGCAAACCAACATCCAattcccgtgaccttcgatccctcaggcggcactgcattaaaaatattGTGTCAAGGGTGTTGcccagaaacacttcagaaaaccattgtcagttaacacaattcGTCGCTACATTTACACATgtaagttaaaactctaccttGCAAAGCGACAGCcatataaaaacaacatttctgggcccgagctcatctgagatggactgaagcaaagtggaaaaatgtgttgctgtctgaggagtccacatttcagatCGTTTTGGGTAATCGTGGACATCGTATtatctgggccaaagaggaaaagg is a window encoding:
- the cbln4 gene encoding cerebellin-4 — protein: MRVLGWSVLWALAAALRAQNDTEPVVLEGKCLVVCDSNPAADWRASNSPLGISVRAANSKVAFSAVRSNNHEPSEMSNKTRIIYFDQVLVNIGNFFTFESVFLSPRKGVYSFNFHVIKVYQSQTIQVNLMLNGRPVISAFAGDKDVTREAATNGVLLYLEKEDKVYLKLEKGNLVGGWQYSTFSGFLVFPL